GGGTTATTTTTTTAAGTCACAAGTATGAGGCATTAAAAAACTTTGAAGTCTTTTGCAAGAAGTGCAGCGTGAAAAAGGCTACTACATTTCCTCCATAAgaagtgatcatggaggagaattgGAAAGCAAAGCATTTGAGAACTTCTGCAATGATCAAGGGATCTCTCACAATTTCTCTTCCCTAAGATCGCCACAATAAAATGGAGTGGTAGAACGTAAAAATAGTACTCTACAAGACATGGCAAGaactatgattgtgaaaaattctCTTCTACaccacttctgggcagaagccCTAAATACAGCATGTCATATCATCAACAGATGCCTTATTCGACCAATTCTcaagaagactccatatgaactatggAGAGAAAAAAGACCCAACATCAGTTATTTCCATCCTTTCGGCTGTAAGTGCTTCATTCACAATAATGGAAAAGACAATcttggtaagtttgatcccaaaaGCGATGAAGGTATTTTTCTTGGATACTCTTTTTGAAGAATGATCATCTTCCTAAAGATGAGGAAATTTCTATAGTGCCAAAGTCTATCAATACAGGTGAAATTGCTTCTGAAGAAATGACTGATCAGAAAGATTAGTCGACAATGAATATTACAGAAAAGCAGGAGTCCACTATGATCGATCCAACAAATTCTGCTGAAAAAGAGCCAGAATTAGTTGTCCCAAATGAATGAAAAAGTGAACCTGGATATCCTCATAAGTATATCATTGGAAAACCTTAGGAAAGAATGAAAACTAGAAGAACTCTAAAGCAGACATCAAATATTGCTCTCATATCCCAATTTGAACCAAAAAAGGTGGACGAAGCACTTGAAGACAAAAGCTGGATAACTGCAATGAAGGAAGAGCTTGATCAATTTGAGAAAAATAAGGTATGGGAACTCATTCCTAAGCCACCAAATGCATCTATTGTTGGAACAAAATGGGTATTCAGAAATAAGTTGAATGAATCTGGACAAGTTGTGCGAAATATAGCCAgactagttgaacaaggttattcACAACAAGAAGGAATTGATTATGAGGAAACTTTTACCCCTGTTGCCAGGTTAGAATCTATTCACATTTTATTAGTTTATGCTGCTCATAAGTGTTTCAGACTGTTTCAGATGGATGTGAAAAGTGCCTTTTTAAATGGATTCATCTCTGAGAAAATTTTTGTTAAGCAACCTCCAAGATTTATAAATGAATCCTTTCCACATCATGTCTACAAATTGTCCAAAGCATTGTACGGCCTAAAGCAAGCTCCCAGAGTTTGGTATGAAAGGCTAAGTTCATTTTTGGCGGAACGTGGATTCGACAGAGGTAATATTGATACCACCCTTTTTATCAAATGATCTTCCCTAGGTAATTTAATTGTACAAATTTatgtaaataatattatttttggcagtactgtcatgacccgaaatttccaccttcggaccgtgatggcgcctaacatttcacttgctaggcaaggcaacgttagaataatattatccatttttaaaataaattttaaatttattaataacaaaaaacaaatgcggaagtaaagtctgaaatgtagtgaataatccttaaaaacaacggtgtctaaataccatcccagaattggtgtcacaagtgtacgagcttctagaataatacaaataaaggtctgaataaaataaagttatctgaaaacaaacacacagctaaagtaaagtagacggggacttcagaactgcgaacgccgcgcagttatacctcaagtctcctctaagtagctaaaatccgagcaagtctatggtacgccgctgggaccaactccgaaatctgcacaagaagtgcagagtgtagtatcagaacaaccgaccccatgtactggtaagtgctgagcctaacctcgacgaagtagtgacgaggctaaggcggttcacttacattaacctgtacgcaatattagtaacaacaacaaataatagaaataaatcaggtaacttatttataataactgaagccaattcagcagtcataaccaattatcatttccatcaattctgttgcagcatgcaactcgctctcacaatatattcacattcaattctgttgcagtgtgcaacccgctctcccaatatattccttttaaccaagtctgtcatatatttatttcaatcaagtatatatagacttttaaataagtctgttgcggcgtgaaatccgatcccccaatattgacttttaaataagtctattgcggcgtgcaatccgatcccccaatattgacttttaaataagtctattgcggcgtgcaatccgatcccccaaatattgacttttaataagtctgttgcggcgtgcaacccaatcctccaatatggacttttaataagtttgttgcggcgtgcaacccgatcctccaatatggacttttttaataagtctgttgcagcgtgtaacccgatcctccaatatggagtttttaataagtctgttgcggcgtgcaacccaatcctccaatatggactttttaataagtctgctgcggcgtgcaacccgatcctccaatatggactttttaataagtctgctgcggcgtgcaaccctatcctccaatatattcatttcgatcaattttgttgcggcgtgcaacctgctcctccaatatatatatatatatatatatatatatatatatatatatatatatatatatatatatatatatatatatatatacatttaccaattcaatattgttgcggcttgcaacccgctcctccaatatattcatttaccaattcttatagaagaaattttcccaataaccgcaacaattaatataaaattataagacaacaagtatacaataattatgatttaattatgaaacaaacaatgacaagtagcaaattattatggaaatcagggagaaaataggcagtttaatatttaatatattaaatgtcaaataacaattaaaacacataattaaaatagcatgtaacaattaatgcaggaattcaagaattaatatttgacaaagaataggagagaaataattattataataaataatttataatttaaaataatttatgatttttcaagtaagcaggcaaacaattaatttgacgacgtataaatactcgtcacctcgcatatacgtcgttcacatgcatttcacataccaaataatttaagggttctattcccttaagtcaatgttaaccacgacacttacctcgctttgcaaattccaatcaattactcaaccataacttttccttttaaatttgcctccaaaagcttcaaatatattcacaaacaattcgatatactcaatacgaatcataggaattaattccatatgaatttactaatttttcggataaaaatcctaaattcatttaaatatttgacagtgggacccatgtctcaaatttcagaaaaacttacgaaatccgaacacccgttccgctaagagttcaaccatacaaaattaatccaattctgatatcaaatggaccttcaaatcttaaattctcatttttggaagattttataaaaatctgatttttgttccctaaattcacagattcatgatgtaaatgagtatggaatcatgaaatataatcaatataggataaggaacacttaccccaagaatcatattcttaatcacccatcattaccaaaactcgaaattgaagattaggggttagaaccttacctctttgatgaagaacttgaggaattTCTTGTTggttttcaaggcttggacaagaatttgatgaacaagacactttatctactttctctctctagaacactctcacttctctctaaaatcatcagataaataCTCCAAAATAAACCCcgaagcctatttatcaaaatggggtcgggttatgtaaatagaaaaattacccctCCGAAAATAGGTATGCTGTGGCATAATGGACAGCACAATTGGTGTACGGGTCGCAAAATGATTGCATaattcggtgcccagaactgggctgttctagACCAatttgcgaccagtttgcggtcgcataaccatcttgcgatcgcataatggtcgcaaaatcGCATTCtatcagcctttggtaatttggtcataacttcttgtaggaatgtccaaatgacgaacggtttgaagcgttagaaactagactcaaatagatttcattttataggtaatacaccatacaCAACTTCATATCATGAGAGTTATACTCATTTGAATTTAgctcttgtgcgaactcacttgaaactttaatcttatgaaatttccaacttctacattcgatgccgaaacctatcgaatcaagtccgattgacctcaaattttgcacacaagtcataaatgacataatggatatAAAATTTTttggaactagattccgactccgacatcaaaaagtcaaccccgtggtcaaacttggaaatctttagccttaaattactagtttccattaaatggtcataacttgagctagggacctatTAAATTTCGGGcaaacgcccaagtcccaaattatgatacggacctaccgaaactgtcaaaacactgatctgagtctgttttctcaaaatgttgaccaaagtcaactcagttgagttttaaggctctagttcacattttaatccatttttcacataaaaatattccgaaaaattttatggaattcgcatgcaagtcgaggagtgaCAAATAGTgccttttgaggtcttagaacacataattaattattatatttaaagatgacattttgggtcatcacattctccacctctaaaacaaacgttcgtcctcgaacgaagttagaaaaagtacctgagctggtgaataagtgtggatatttactccgcatgtccgattgtgtaacaattaatggaatatccacacttattcaccagctcaggtactttttctaacttcgtttgaggatgaacgtttgttttagaggtggagaatgtgatgactgaaaatatcatctttaaatataataattaattatgtgttctaagacctcaaaaggcACTATTtgtcactcctcgacttgcgtgcgaatttcgtaaaatttttcagaatatttttatgtaaaaaatggattaaaatgtgaactagatccttaaaactcaactgagttgactttggtcaacattttgagttttaaggttttagttcacattttaatccatttttcacataaaaatattttgaaaaattttatggacttCGCACGCAAGTCTAGGAGTgacaaatagtactttttgaggtcttagaaaacagaattaattattagatttaaagatgatattttgggttatcacaaGTAATAACCCTATATTGTGCAAGGATTTTTCAAACATCATGAAAGGAGAATTTGAAATAAGTATGATGGGAGAACTAACCTTCTTCCTCGGACTTCAAATCAAACATGTACAGAAAGGGATCTTCATTAGTCAAACAAAGTACACGAAAGAACTCATCAAAAAATTTGGTATGTCTAATGCAAAGGCCATAGGAACACTTATGAGTCCATCAACCACTTTGGATGAAGACATCAATGGTAAGAGTGTTGATGAAATAATGTATCGAGGTATGATTGGCTCATTACTCTATCTTACAGCTAGTCGACCAGATATTATGTTTAGCATTTGCAAATGTGCTAGATATCAGTCGGCTCCTAAAGAATCTCACTTGACTGCTGTTAAACATATTATCAGATATTTGATAGGGACAGTCGACTATGGTTTATGGTACGAAAGTTTAGAAAGTTTTGACCTCAAAGGCTTTTCAGATGCAAATTTTGCAGGAGATAAACTtgatagaaaaagcacaagtGGAACGTGtcaattacttgaaaaatctctTATATCCTGGCACAGCAAAAAATAAAGCTGTGTGGCCCTATCTACCATAGAGGCGGAATATTTGGCAGTAGGCAACTGCTGCACACAAGTACTATGGATTATGCATCAACTATTAGATTATGATTTATGCCTTAATTCTGTTCCTATTATGTGTGACAATACCAGTGCTATTTGTTTATCAAAAACATTGTGCATCATCTAGGGTAAAGCATATTGAGATTAAGAATCATTTTATACGTGATCAGGTTGCTAAAGGAGATATTGTGTTAGTATTTATAAATACTGAAAATCAGTTAGCAGATATTTTTATAAAGCCTTTACTTGAAGAAAGATTTTGTTTTCTTTGAAACAAAATTGGTATTTTTACAATTCCCTCAtaactttgtttaatattttccATAATTGCTTTAGTTTATTTCCATATATCTCGTTATTTTCACCCAAAAAAATATCTTAAGTACTTGATTAGTCTTTACATGCATTTATTATGAACTGACGGCGGGTTTTGCATAAGGCAACTTTTTAGTTGCCTTTCATACGTCTTTCCGGGAATCGAGGTGACCTCTCTTAATCCTTTTTAACCCCCCCTTCCCTCGAGTATATCTCCCATTCTCTCAAAGAAACCAAATTCCTATCCCTCTATCCTCTTCTACTCATGGCTAAAACCAAACCCTCTCATTCCTCTTCCATACCCAGAAGAAGATACCGGTTTAAGAAAATCAAAGATGACCTTGTTGATATCGAATCCTCCGAAAGCACATATCACTTGCTGACATATGAAGATTCGAGTGGCTCTCAAGAAGACATTCTCATCTCCCAAAAGAGAGCAGGAAAACGACCAATGGAGTCCATCCCCAAACAATCCTCTCAGAAAAGGGGAAAAGCTGAAAGTGTAGAGTTTGGTCCTGAAGACAAGATGAATTTCTATGGTCCTGAAGAGAAGGTTAGGTTTGTTGCCTTCAAAGGGAAGTCGATTGATTTTGGTCGCACTGTAAGTTTAAAGTCTATGAAAAACTCTCATTGTGATGTTCTGTCTGTTTTTAAAACTCAGAAACTTGTCTCTCTATTTTCTACTGTTGGTGATACTATCTATGAAGAGCCTGTGCGTATGTTTTATGCAAATTTGTTTGTGAATGATAAAAACGATCTAGAATCCATGGTCTTAGGAACTCGTATTATCCTTGATTCTTATCATTTTGAGAAAATCTTTGCTATAAAGTTTATTGGATATAATTTCTTTGTGCAACATTCCTGGCCAAATAATTTTGAAGTATCTTTTGAAGAGGCTAAGAGTGTACTGTCTGAAAACCCCCCGATATAGGACCAAAGAACTTGAAATTTGAACATCGTGTTTTAGCCCATATTATTGCAACAACTCTGCTACCTCGTACTGGCTCTCTGAGTACTCTATCTCTCAGAGATGTATTTGTTCTGTATTGTTTGGTGAATGGTAAAATTATCAATTGGTTTTCTTGGATATGTCAGTACATGCTTGAACGTATCAGGGGTGTTTCATCTTCTGCGAGCAGTCTGCCCTATGGGTTACTAATCTCTCACATCTTGAAAATCATAAAAATAGATCCGGCTCTCTATGCTCCTAAGACTATCTCTAGTACCTATGACAAAACTGTCTTTGCCATGATGGGGTATACCTTGATTGAGGGAACTTGGCTTAAGAAAGACAAAGCACCAGAAGTCATCCCTACTCAGAACAATGGGAGGATTAAATCTGAAGCCAACATATCCTCCTCCTCAGACCAGCTGATGCTGATGCAGCAAAACATTACAGGTATCAAGGAATTACTAACCTCTATGCAGGAGCAGGTAGATAAGATCAGGGAAGTAACCAAGAAAACTGGAGCAGAAGTAGCTAAGCTAAGGATCACTCTCTAAGCCACAAGGAGGCAAGGAATCAGGGCCATACAGGATGTTACTGAGAAGCTGACCAAAGTCACCAAAGACATTGATGCCTCTTATAACAGCTTCTGCACTAAAGTGATCAACACCCTGAAGTACTTCCTTAGAAGGAATTGAATGAGTGGGATGCTTAAGACAATCTTTTTACTCTTTCTGTTTTATGTAGTGGTTTAAGACTATCTCTTTTGGTTGTGTTTTTTGGTTGTGAGCATGTTAGTTGACTGTGCTCCCTATAACTGCTTAGTTGTAAATAATTTTTGCCTGCCTAGTTAGAACTATTATTGCACATTGCTTCTCTTGTTCTTTTTGATTGatgtcgggggggggggggggggaagaaaGAAAAACAGTACATGTATTCAAGAACAACACACAAGAACAAGCTTGAAGACAGGGGGAGCACACTTGAAAAAGGGAAGAATCCATACATTAGTCAAACTCTTTTTAAGATTATTGTCATCAtaaaaaagggggagattgttaagtttagaattttaataatgatCAATAACCCTAAAGAAACTTTGACTAATGATATACTCTTGTATGCAGATTCTGGTAAGCAACATCATTGCTAATAGGAAAAATGATCTACTCAACGACTAAATATCTTGAATTGGAAAGTACATCAATCAAGCCTAAGAAGAAGGGAATCAATCAATATTAACCAAGTTCCTATCAATCACGAACAGCAATCAAGATTGGAATGAAGATTCTACAGAAGCTCAAGAAGGAAGCAATTCCTAAGGAATAAAGATGAATCTAGCTATCATTCTAAGCTAGATTCATGAGGCAACCCTTGGGTCATTCTCTTAGATGTATATGCCTCACAAGGAAAGGATTCCTAGAATTACTGCAATACAATCCCAGAAGACAAGGAAACAGAAGACTCAAAAAGGCTATAAAGGAAGAAGCGGAAGAACTTAGAAAGCCACGCAACTACACAAACTGTTTTCTAAGCCTTTCTAGTTCTTAGTACAAATACTGTATTCTTGAATCTACAAGTGTCACAAAAGATAAGAAGAATTAGAAcacaaaagagagttgtgtcaacaTTACAAAAATCACTGTTGCTGAATATCGTTGATGGTGAACGAACTAAAACCATCACTTTTGTAATCATTTATCaaagatctaagagaacccttgtgacccaagggaactAGACGTAGGTACCACACCGGTACTGAACCAATATAAAAACTGTTGTGCCTTCTTTACCTTTCTGTTAGTTTATTTCATTCCTATTGAAATTGTTCACCGTACAAAACCTAGTCGACTAAACTCACACTTAGTCGACCAAGATTTTAATTGGCTacaacaacccccccccccccctataCTTTCAGAAGGAACAACTGAGGAAGTACATATTAGTATTCTTTGATAATATAATATACAGTTCAAAAATGACTGAACACCTGAGACATTTGGAAGTGGTATTACAGATTGAGGAAGAACCAGTCGTTTGCAAAAAAGAGTAAGTGTGAATTTGGGCAGCCCCAAGTAGAGTATTTGGGGTATATTATCTCTGGAAGTGGGCTAAGCACTGATAAAGAAAGGTTTCTGCCATGATAGATTGGCCTACACCAGCTTTTGTGAAGGAATTAAGAGGTTTTTTTAGGCTTAACTGAATATTATAGAAAGTTTTAAACTATGCTCAGTTAAGCAAACCTTTACCCAATCTTTAAGAAAGGGAAGTTTCTTATGGGACCAAGAAGCTACTACAACATTTCATAGCCTTAAGAAAGCCATGGCAACTGACCCTGTCCTAGCCTTACCTGATTTCAGCAAACCCTTTATACTTGAAGTAGATGCTTGTAATACTGGAGTGAGAGTTGTACTAATGCAAGAGAGGAGAGCTTTGGCTTTCATGAGTCAATCGTTGAGCAAGAGACATCAAGGGTTGTCTACCTATGAGAAAGAGCTCATTTCTCTCCCGTTGGCAGTGGATAAGTGGAGGCACTACTTGCACCCATACCACTTCATAATCAAGACTGACCACTTTAGTTTGAAGTTTTTGTAGGAGCAGAAAATCACCACATCCTTATGGCACAAGGGCTTAACTAAACTAATAGGATTAAGCTATGAGATACAGTATAAGAAAGGAGTTGAGAACCTTGTGGCAGATTCATTATCAAGGAAGCATGAACAAGCAATAGTTGACAATCAATCACAGTGATTGGTGTTAACTCAACTGCAACCTAAATGGCTAGAAGAGGTATTGTCAAGTTATGAAGGAGATCAAAAAGTAGTGCAAGCTATAGAAACCATGAGCACTAATCCTTCTACTAATTTAGAGGTTACATTGCAACAAGGTTTACTGAGATACAAAGGACGGGTGTGGGTTGGTAATCATATCTCAGACAACAATTGCTTTCAACTATCCACCACCCTGGACTTAGTGGACATTCTGGAATATGGCAACTTATCAGAGGATGGAGGCAATTTTTTATTGGCCTCCTATGGCCAAAGATGTTAAAAAGACTGTCCAAGAATGTGAAACTTGCCAGAGATGCAAGGATGAGCAAGTGGCTTATCCAGGGCTCCTTCAACCATTATCAGTACCTGAAAAAGCTTGGGAGCATATATCCATGGATTTCATTGAAGGCTTGCCAAAATCAGAAGGACATGATACCGTATTTGTGGTGGGAGATAGGTACAGCAAATATGCTCATTTAATTGTTTTAACTCATCCTTTTACTGCCTCTCAAGTAGCCAGAATATTTATGGATACAGTGTATAAACTGCATGGCTTGCCTAAGAGTATTGTATCTGATAGAGACAAATTTTTCCTTAGCAATTTTTGGAAGGAACTCTTTAAGAATTTGCAGGTGCAGTGCTGCTTACCATCCTCTGACAGGCCACAACTCAGATTTTAGTGCTAAGACTACAATTTCATCAGGTCACAATTTCCAGACTTTGAtgaaccttgaggacaaggttctGAAGGGAAATGGATTGTCAGGAATGAATAATTAACCCACTCTACCAGTTTTGTGACGGAAAGCAATCATTCTTGCTAGTCACTTAAATGCCAGACCCCTATATATTGAGATATATAAGATTAAAAGCAACATCTTGATGCATGATATGCGGATTAAGCTCATGTCATGATGAGCAGAGGCGGattaaaaatttgaagtttatgggttcctaCAACAATTTcgaattatatatataataataactgGATTTTCATTCAAATATGTATAGATATTTAgtgaatttcttaatacaaatacagAATTTGAGCAAAAATTATTGAGTTCACGGGAACTCATATCTTAAAGCTGGATCCGCCCCCTGTCATGAGTTCACACTCCGCCACGCACAAAAGCTTGGTATTTGAGTGAGGAATAATGTAGAGCGGCAGACCCGTTACATATTGAGTTTCAAATCGTGTTTCAACTTACCCTTGGGAATTTTTCTGTTATCAGAAAAGAAAACTATTTTCCGTCGTTATATAAATTTCGTTAATGAAAAAGTGGCTAAAAGGTTATAGAGATAGCTTTTTCTTCTATCTTTCATTCTTTCTCTTATTTTGATTTGTGTAAATCTTTTTATAAACCAAGAAATCTCTACACTAGATTAACCACTAAATAAAGTAATTTAAATTAAAGCACGCCGTGTTTAACATGTTTACTATACAAAATTTGTGATGTCAACATTGATCAAACTACTTCCACTTTGTGATTTTCCCTTGTTATATCATTAGGCgccaacaaattttattttatatctcaCGAGGAAATGTGACTTCATGGTTTTTACTCAAGAGATAAAACTTTAAAAAGGTTACTTAAAAGTATTCCTATTTAAGATGTTTAGACCAAGGACCATAATAGTAAAGTAAAGAAAATTAACTCAAATAACTGGCCATCTAACCACTTAAACTAAAACTAGCCGGTGGAGATATTTATATATGTAGAATTATATATAataaatgtataatctatgtatatgactagaaaaaataaacaataaatataacCGGCTGAGTGATCAAACTTGTATGGCTCCTTTCTTTGATACACAAAACATAAGAAATAAACACCAATAGGTGCATGCTAAACAAATTCATAAGCCTATATATGGCAAAATACATTATGCAATCCGGTTCTTAATAGACTAACAAACACACATGGTCGGCCAGATTCTAGTTTTCTTGCCCCAAAATACAGAGATATGAGACAACAAGAAGTCCAGTGTCTTAACTCTTGTTCAATGTATTCCCAATGTCAAGCACAAAACGGTACTTAACATCCGATTTCGCAAGACGCTCCAAAGCTGTATTCACATAGTCCATTGGCACGACTTCAACATCTGGTGTAATGTTATGCTTTGCCGCGAAATCTACCATCTCTTGTGTCTCCTTTATCCCTCCTATGGCACTCCCTGCTACTAGCTTCCTTCCTGTTTATCAAATTATATAACTTCTGTATAAATgcatggatatatatatatatataaacagtcGATTCAAGAAACGTACCTAAAAGCAAGGGAAATACAGGCAACTCTAGTGGTTTATCTGGTGCGCCAACTATTACAAGCTTCCCATTAGTTTTTAACAAATTAATCAATGGAAGAAGAGGATGAATTGCAGAGACAGTGTCAATGATGCCATCAAGCGAGCCCGCTGCAGCCTGCTTACAGcttacatgtataaatgaaaaTTACTATTCTTATATCAAACTCCCGTTTAAGATTGAAgcatagttgattgattgatcgAGGTATAAAGTCATGAATTATAATATTCACCTGCATTTGGTCAGGGTCGTGACTAACCAAAAATGAGTCTGCACCCAAACGCTCAATTGTTTCTTGTTTTTTACTAGCAGATGTACTAATAACAGTCACTTTAGTTCCAAATGCCTTGGCAAATTTCACAGCCATATGGCCAAGGCCACCAAGACCAACAACACCAATATGCATTCCAGGTTTGTCAAGTCCAAAATATTTCAAAGGACTATATGTTGTGATGCCAGCACATAGCAATGGAGCAGCTTCCATTGGCAAATTCTCCGGCCAATTAACCACGTAGTGCTCGTCCGTTACCATGATATCGGAGTAACCTCCATACGTGGTGGTTCCATCGGTGTAAATAGCATTGTATGTCATTATTTGATCGGGACAGTAAATCTCGAGATTATTGTCACAGTTTTCACATTTGCGACATGATCCTACCAAACATCCAACACCTACTTTGTCACCAACCTTAAATTTCTCCACCTTGCTACCAATCTCAGTTACCACACCAACAAACTCATATCTGGAACAATTGACAATTTCAAAATATCAGTCCTATTAGATATGaactgtattgaattaatccaaaGGGTAACATGTGATTAAATTGCACTTTCGAATTTGCAAGATGAATAGATAGTTTAATAGTTCCCATGTCATCCTTAATTGACATAAATCAGCTATTGATCTCTTgcagtaaaagaaaatatatctATCTTGCAATTTGATCTCTTGAAAAAGATAAATGCAAATTTAATTATGATTCAATATTTCTCATTCcattaaagaactttaaaaatgGAATTAGCGTAACCATTTTCCAAGACAGAAACTTTAATTTTCTCCTATAAACCTTGATTTGGCTAATATTTTAGAGATTTTTACACTGATAATcttttatttaataatatttgtaTGAATAACATTATTTTTTGTTTATTCCATAAATAGCCCTTTTTTTACAAGTATAGCAGGTTTCAAATATTATGCGTAGATTAAGCAATAAACAGACTCCGGGATTAGTATTCCGCTTTTAAGGAATATATGTTTCGATTCTAATTTATTTATTCCATAAATAGAaatccttctctctctctctccctcactGGATTCTCTCAAagataccccccccccccccccccccgc
This sequence is a window from Nicotiana tomentosiformis chromosome 5, ASM39032v3, whole genome shotgun sequence. Protein-coding genes within it:
- the LOC104103376 gene encoding 8-hydroxygeraniol dehydrogenase-like isoform X5, whose product is MIKLYENEQPVKAFGWAARDISGVLSPFNFTRRATGEKDVQFKVMYCGICHSDLHQLKNEWSNSIYPMVPGYEFVGVVTEIGSKVEKFKVGDKVGVGCLVGSCRKCENCDNNLEIYCPDQIMTYNAIYTDGTTTYGGYSDIMVTDEHYVVNWPENLPMEAAPLLCAGITTYSPLKYFGLDKPGMHIGVVGLGGLGHMAVKFAKAFGTKVTVISTSASKKQETIERLGADSFLVSHDPDQMQAAAGSLDGIIDTVSAIHPLLPLINLLKTNGKLVIVGAPDKPLELPVFPLLLGRKLVAGSAIGGIKETQEMVDFAAKHNITPDVEVVPMDYVNTALERLAKSDVKYRFVLDIGNTLNKS